A single Drechmeria coniospora strain ARSEF 6962 chromosome 03, whole genome shotgun sequence DNA region contains:
- a CDS encoding PH domain protein — protein MSAHSTALPSRAATGLSGHTEDAVPEFDPSTTAGLLAERLQAWKHAVGYLEEYVTAVEKIHGRQAKEYEKALKTISNPLREGQHFDQSLGGIAGFFENMRSNTQAIINTNLETEKNIKGSVLPILERLHKEIKHKAKELSSGAQSSAKEVEKLRNTTQKQIELLGQQTASYDSAGGRLTGADDPYVVHRGVVHRLGNQVIAENNHKNDLIAVQNNFESFEAHVIDVLQQAMEAFAQLAGGQGEKARALFGDMLGTVQAVPRSFEWTNFKSRYGDRLANPNDTARSVEAIQFPNMSHASTKPLIEGSLERKSRNKLSWGYSTGYYVVTPSKFLHEFKDSDDTRQDPKPELSIYLPDAVIGTPSGEKFNVKGKDKSKTLSSKLTGSTELAFKAHTASDAQKWFQVILGICGAAGPAEPSSPNTGSPAASSPVAGPGDKLAMNLPTTDPSVATGYTGQVAGVVKGSATANPTAK, from the exons ATGTCGGCACACTCGACGGCGTTGCCTTCGCGCGCCGCCACCGGGCTCAGCGGCCATACCGAGGATGCCGTGCCCGAGTTTGACCCGTCGACG AcggccggcctgctcgccgagCGCCTTCAGGCGTGGAAGCATGCGGTGGGATACCTCGAGGAATACGTGACCGCCGTGGAGAAGATCCACGGTCGTCAGGCCAAGGAGTACGAAAAGGCGCTCAAG ACCATCTCGAACCCACTTCGCGAGGGTCAGCACTTTGACCagagcctcggcggcatcgccggcttCTTCGAAAACATGCGCTCCAACACGCAGGCCATCATCAACACCAACCTCGAGACGGAGAAGAACATCAAAGGCTCGGTCCTGCCCATCCTCGAGCGGCTGCACAAAGAGATCAAGcacaaggccaaggagctcTCGAGCGGGGCCCAGAGCAGCGCCAAGGAGGTGGAGAAGCTGCGCAACACGACGCAGAAGCAGATCGAGCTGCTCGGTCAGCAGACGGCCTCGTAcgactcggccggcggccggctcacgggcgccgacgaccccTACGTCGTCCaccgcggcgtcgtccaCCGGCTCGGCAACCAGGTGATCGCCGAGAACAACCACAAGAACGACCTGATCGCGGTCCAGAACAACTTCGAGTCGTTCGAGGCGCACGTCATCGACGTGCTGCAGCAGGCCATGGAGGCCTTTgcccagctcgccggcggccagggcGAAAAGGCACGCGCGCTCTTCGGCGACATGCTCGGCACCGTGCAGGCGGTGCCCCGGTCCTTTGAGTGGACCAACTTCAAGAGCCGGTACGGCGACCGGCTCGCCAACCCCAACGACACGGCCCGCTCGGTCGAGGCGATTCAGTTCCCCAACATGTCGCAcgcgtcgacgaagccgctgATCGAGGGCTCGCTCGAGCGCAAGTCGCGCAACAAGCTCTCGTGGGGCTACTCGACCGGCTACTACGTCGTGACGCCCTCCAAGTTCCTGCACGAGTTTAAGGACTCGGACGACACGCGCCAGGACCCGAAGCCGGAGCTGTCCATCTACCTacccgacgccgtcatcggcacGCCGAGCGGCGAGAAGTTCAAcgtcaagggcaaggacAAGAGCAAGACGCTGAGCAGCAAGCTGACGGGCAGCACTGAGCTCGCCTTCAAGGCTCACACCGCATCCGACGCCCAGAAGTGGTTCCAGGTCATCCTGGGCATCTGCGGCGCCGCGGGCCCGGCCGAGCCCAGCTCGCCCAACACCGGATCGCCCGCCGcttcgtcgcccgtcgccgggCCCGGCGACAAGCTGGCGATGAacctgccgacgacggacccctccgtcgccaccggCTACACGGGCCAGGTCGCGGGCGTCGTGAAagggtcggcgacggcgaaccCGACGGCGAAGTAG